The following coding sequences lie in one Thalassoglobus polymorphus genomic window:
- a CDS encoding response regulator → MPKQTILIIEDEQAIIDVLSYNLTKEGFEVITANDGQKGVQLAESVLPDLVILDLMLPVIDGLQVCRTLRGRAKTQDLRILMLTARSEEVDEIVGFNMGADDYVSKPFKIKPLVHRIKALLRRSPSNRQSKETISIEGIEVDRLHHVAKLNEKELQLTPTEFDILWTLARQPGRPFSRLELMDRCRGEDANSLERTIDVHIRSLRIKLGDHSTFIDTVRGIGYRFQLK, encoded by the coding sequence ATGCCTAAGCAGACAATTCTAATCATCGAAGATGAGCAGGCCATTATTGACGTGCTCAGTTATAACCTCACCAAAGAGGGATTCGAAGTCATTACTGCGAATGATGGACAGAAAGGCGTGCAACTCGCCGAGTCCGTACTTCCTGACTTGGTGATTCTCGATCTAATGCTACCAGTGATTGACGGATTACAGGTTTGCCGAACTTTACGTGGACGTGCGAAAACACAGGATCTTCGCATCCTCATGTTGACAGCTCGCAGCGAAGAAGTCGATGAAATCGTGGGCTTCAACATGGGGGCTGATGATTATGTGAGCAAGCCGTTCAAGATCAAGCCGCTGGTTCACAGAATCAAAGCGCTATTGCGTCGTTCTCCTTCAAATCGACAAAGTAAAGAGACGATTTCTATTGAAGGAATCGAAGTTGATCGGCTGCATCATGTCGCCAAGCTCAATGAGAAAGAACTCCAGCTGACACCAACAGAATTCGATATTCTTTGGACACTTGCCAGACAACCGGGTCGTCCTTTTAGTCGACTTGAGCTCATGGATCGTTGTCGCGGAGAAGATGCCAATTCACTGGAAAGGACGATCGACGTTCACATTCGCTCGCTGCGAATCAAGCTGGGCGACCATTCAACATTTATCGACACCGTACGCGGGATCGGTTACCGCTTCCAGCTCAAGTGA
- a CDS encoding SDR family oxidoreductase has product MARIAVTAASGQLGSEIVKATCEIVDKHSVIGLARTPGKADSLEVEIRPGNYDSPSELESSLQGIDTLLLVSGMDAPEKRITQHRNVIEAAKKAGVSKIVYTSVQGAAEKTAFSPIVQSNRQTEEDIRNSGLLWSIGRNGIYIEPDIEYIEKYKERGEIANCAGDGKCGYTTRPELAYAYARMLTESKHDGQTYNLHGEAITQQQLADYMNDAFGTHLTYRDMSVEEFREERIAELGEFIGNVIAGIYQGIRNGAVDNDSHFRTASGRTHQSWQDYFSGLKSEQA; this is encoded by the coding sequence ATGGCGCGAATTGCAGTGACGGCAGCCAGTGGTCAGCTTGGATCTGAAATCGTGAAAGCCACGTGCGAAATCGTCGATAAGCACTCAGTGATCGGTCTAGCTCGAACGCCCGGGAAAGCGGACTCGCTGGAGGTCGAAATCCGGCCAGGCAACTATGACTCTCCGAGTGAACTGGAATCGTCGCTCCAGGGTATCGATACGCTCCTCCTCGTTTCCGGGATGGATGCGCCGGAGAAACGGATCACTCAGCACCGCAATGTGATCGAAGCAGCAAAGAAAGCGGGAGTGAGCAAGATCGTTTACACCAGTGTCCAAGGTGCGGCAGAGAAGACCGCATTCTCCCCGATCGTTCAGAGTAATCGCCAAACAGAAGAAGACATTCGCAACAGTGGCCTCTTGTGGAGTATCGGAAGGAACGGTATCTATATCGAGCCTGACATTGAGTACATAGAGAAGTACAAAGAACGTGGCGAGATTGCGAACTGTGCGGGGGATGGGAAGTGCGGATACACGACTCGTCCCGAACTGGCCTATGCTTACGCTCGCATGCTGACGGAGTCAAAACACGATGGTCAAACCTATAATCTACACGGAGAAGCGATCACGCAGCAGCAATTGGCCGATTACATGAACGACGCCTTTGGTACTCACTTGACGTATCGCGACATGTCCGTGGAAGAGTTTCGCGAAGAGCGAATCGCAGAACTTGGGGAGTTTATAGGAAACGTAATCGCAGGAATCTACCAGGGCATTCGCAACGGTGCTGTCGACAACGACAGCCATTTTCGTACTGCATCAGGTCGCACTCACCAGAGTTGGCAAGACTATTTTTCCGGGCTGAAATCTGAACAGGCGTAG